In Pectobacterium actinidiae, the DNA window TCGATCCTGGTTGATCAATTCATCGACAAATTGCTTACCGGCTTTCATCGGTCCAACCGTATGAGAGCTAGAGGGGCCAATACCGATCTTAAACATGTCGAAAACGCTTATCACGCGAAACTCCTTAAAGACTCAAGGTCGTACCCACTCTTTATCGTCTGATCGTCTGCATTCGGTTCCTTCACCACAATCAGAAAGTTATACCGCGAATTATCTGATGATTTCGGTTTTTGCGAGACATGACCTGAATTTTAGTGGATATACACCCAAAGATTAGAATAAAACTCGTCAAATCGCGCTATTGTAGTGTGGAATATGTCGTGTGGCTTTCTTTTTCGCATGAAATAAACTTATGTCATCACATAATTTAACTTATCCTAAATGCGAGCTAAGTCATTGTAACTGCTATGTCTGGATGCTTTTTGTTCGTAAAGGTCGCTTTTAAAATAAGGATATTTAGTGAAGGAAAAGAAGTGGTGAGCTAAAAGCCGCTGAACGCGGCATTCAGCTTAGGGTCTGTCGGAAATCTGTAAGGCAAGCTGGTGGATGATGGCAGCGGTTAGTCCCCAGACAAACTGCTGCTGGTACCAGGAAAGATAAACGCGATGGCGCTGTTGCTTGCGCTCAATATCCAGCGGGTAATAGCGCGTTAGCGCGAAGGCCTCGTCCAGCGGCATTTCAAACAGTTCGGCGACTTCGTCTTCATTTGGATGAAAGCGAGTCTGTGCGGCGATCAGCCCGACGACAGGGGTGACCTGAAAGCCGCTGACGCTGTCCAGTGGCGGTAATACGCCCAGCACCTGTACGTTTTCTGGCGGAATAGCCACTTCTTCCTGCGCTTCACGCAGCGCCGTTTCAATAATTGAACGATCTTCTTTATCCGCCGCCCCGCCGGGGAACGCCACTTGCCCGGCATGCTTACGCAGTTCGGCAGAACGTCGGGTCAATAACAGCGTGGGCGTAGGGTGACAAATAATCGGCACCAGAACCGCAGCCTGACGCTGCTGGTGCACGGGCCGCAGCGATGGCGGAAGCTGTAACTGAAAGCGCGTAATAAAGTCGTTCAGCGCAAAAGCCGTTGGCGGCAAGGCGATCTCACTCATTTAGTCAGTACCCGAATTGTCTGGGAATCAGCCAGCAGGGGAAGAATGCGGCCTACTTTATCAAACGTTTCCTGATATTCAGCTTGTTCCTGACTGTCGGCGACGATGCCGCCGCCCGCCCAGCAGTAAATTCTGCCATGTTCAGTGAGTAACGTTCTGATAGTGATATTGGTATCCATTGTGCCGCACAGGCTGATATAGCCGACGCTGCCGCAGTAGGCATTCCGGCGCTGCGGCTCCAGCTCTTCAATAATCTGCATAGCGCGAATTTTGGGCGCACCGGTAATCGAACCACCGGGGAAACAGGCGCGTAGCAGCGTAGTTGCAGGGCAATCTTCCGGTAGCTGTGCTTCAATCGTGCTGACCAAGTGGTGCACGGCGGGGAAAGGCTCGACGACGAACAGTTCTGGCACGCGGACGCTGCCCGGCACCGCGACACGACCAATATCGTTACGCAGGAGGTCGACTATCATCAGGTTTTCTGAGCGGTCTTTTTCCGAATTAGCAAGCTGTAGCGCCTGCTGTTTATCGGCATCCGAATCTGTGAGGCGCGGTAGTGTGCCTTTAATCGGGCGCGTTTGGATACGTTGATCTTCCAGCCAGAGGAAACGCTCTGGTGATACGCTGATGACAGCATTTTCTGGCAGGCGCAGGAAAGCGGAAAAGGGCGCTTTATTTCCTGCGGAAAGCTGTAAAAATGCCTGCCATTCATCGCCCGCGTAAGTCGCGGAAAAACGCTGCGCCAGATTGACCTGATAACAATCTCCTGCCAGAAGGTAGTCCTGTATTTTGCGGAATTTTTCGCCATAGGCGTCGCGTGACATATTCGGCTGCCAGACGCTGGTAAGGCTGAAATTGGCTTTCGGGGTCTCCACTGGCGGGGTCGCTAGCCAGTCGAGTCGCGTTTGCAGGGAATGATGTACGATTAGCGTTAACGTTTGCTGATGGTGATCGGCGACGAGCGCCCAATCGTATAAACCTACTGCCATATCCGGCAGGTTGATGTCCCGTTCAGCCTGTGTGGGCAACGTTTCAATCTGACGTCCCAGATCGTAGCCGAACAGACCAAGTGCGCCCCCCTGAAAAGGGAAGTCAGGATGTGTTTCAGCGGACAACGCGAGTGAATCAAGTTGCTCTTGCAGGAGAGTAAACGGATCGCCTTCTACGGTAATCGTGACACCGTCACGCGTAATTTCCGTCTTGCCTTCGCGCGTGCAAAGCGTGACTCGCGGGTCAGCGACCATAATATCAAAACGGTTATGCGGATGATCGGCAAACCCGGAATGCAGCAACATCGCCCACGGTTGTTGAGAAAAGGACGCAAAGCGCTCGAGCAGCACGGTCGGGTAGTAAGGCAGCGCGTGATAGATAACGGCGGAGCTCGTCGCTGTGGTCGAATCGCTTGTGTTGGTTACGTGAGTCGTATTGGCGGCAGTCATGTTTTTCGTGTTGTGTTTACAATGTGGTGATGTCGATAGCGTATCGATTTTACTGACCACAGCGTACCACAAAGCAGAAATGCTGGTGTATGCCGAAGCGGGCATGCGATGATACGTGCTAATTTACCAACCAGGAAACTATCATGATTGCAGGTATGCCCGCACTGACGCACAAGCAGCAGCAAGATGCCGTAGAGCGTATTCAGGAACTCATGTCTGAGGGCATGAGCAGCGGCCAGGCGATAGCACAGGTTGCGGCGGAGATCCGTCAGAATCATCAGGGTGGCAACGTCGCAGTGATGTTTGACGAAGATGATGACGCGTTTAATGATAGCGACGAAGAAAACCATTTTGACGATGGAGAAGAAGAGGAAGAGCAGTAAGAGTAAGATAAGAACTGTAACCGCGCTTCCTCTGGAGGACGATAGCTTATATCGCCGCAATCGCTTTGATTTCGACTTTGAACTGCGGATGCATCAATTTAGCCTGCACGGTGCAGCGTACAGGCGCGCTGCCAGCCACAACCCAGGCATCCCATGCGGCGTTCATCGCAGCAAAATCATCGGCATCGGCAAGAAAAATCGTCACATCTAATAGCTTACTCTTATCCGTCCCCGCCTGTTGTAGGATCGCATCTAACGCGCCCAGCGCGTTTTCCGTTTGCGCCTGTGCGTCGTCATCCAGATTTTCCGGTACGCTGGTGTAATAGAGCGTGTTGTTGTGGATGACGGCGTCTGACCAACGTGCTTCAGGATTAATTCGTGTGATCGCCATGAGGTGGGGTTTCTCCATTGTGGGGATAATAAATATCGAATCGCCAAGCCTAACACAGCGCTGGATGGCACGCTTTCCTGATTTAGGGTGGTAGCGTCGGGTGACTCTTGGCATAATCAGCGCGATATTTTGCCACGACCTGAAACGGCTTGCGGCTTACAAATACAGCATTCCCTTGAAAAGAGAGCAGGCGTGACGAACGATCGTGTAATTGATGATTTTGCTAATGACGGCGCGCTGGCGAAAGCGATCGCGGGCTTCAAGCCTCGCGAGCCACAGCGACAGATGGCACAGGCAGTCATGCGGGCCATCGACGATAAAACGGCGCTGGTGGTGGAAGCGGGAACCGGAACCGGAAAAACCTATGCCTACCTTGCGCCCGCCTTGCGTTCAGATAAAAAAGTCATCATTTCGACCGGTTCGAAAGCGCTACAGGATCAGCTCTATAGCCGTGATTTACCCACGATTGCGCAGGCGCTGAAGTACAAAGGTAAATTAGCGCTGCTGAAAGGTCGCTCGAACTACCTCTGTCTGGAACGGCTCGAACAGCAATCGCTGGGCGGCGGTGATTTACCCGGCGAAACGCTGAGCGAACTGGTCCGGCTGCGCGGCTGGTCGTCGGAAACGACGGAGGGCGATGTCACGACCTGTTCAGGCGTGGCGGAAGACAGCGCGATCTGGCCGTTAGTGACCAGTACCAACGATAACTGTCTGGGCAGCGACTGTCCGCACTATAAAGAGTGTTTCGTGGTGAAAGCGCGGCGTAAAGCGATGGATGCCGATATCGTGGTGGTCAACCATCATCTCTATCTGGCCGATATGGTTGTGAAGGAGAGCGGTTTTGCCGAGCTGATCCCAGAAAGTGACGTCGTCATTTTCGATGAAGCTCACCAAATTCCCGATATCGCCAGCCAATATTTTGGTCAGCAGCTTTCCAGCCGCCAACTGCTGGATCTGGCGAAAGACATCATCATTGCTTACCGCACCGAAGTACGCGACGCTTCTCAATTGCAAAAAAGTGCCGATCGCCTGACGCAAAGTACGCAGGATTTTCGGCTGGCGCTGGGCGATCCGGGGTTTCGCGGTAATCTGCGTGATGTGCTCGAACAGCCATCGCTTCAGCGCGCGCTGGTGCTGCTGGATGATGCGCTGGAGCTGTGTTACGACGTCGCGAAACTATCGCTCGGGCGTTCAGCGCTGCTGGATGCCGCTTTTGAGCGCGCCACGCTCTATCGCAATCGCTTGAAACGGCTGAAAGACGTGCAGTTACCGGGTTATAGCTACTGGTACGAATGTCATTCACGCCATTTCGTGTTGGCGCTGACGCCGCTGTCCGTCTCCGATCGCTTTCGTGAACTGATAAAAGAGAAGCCTGCGGCCTGGGTGTTTACCTCCGCGACGCTGTCGGTTAACGATCAACTCTTCCACTTCACCGATAGGCTGGGGTTGGATAACGCGAACACGCTCCTGTTACCCAGCCCGTTTGATTATGCCAATCAGGCGTTGCTCTGCGTCCCCCGTCATTTACCGGAAACCAATCGTCCCGGTGCAGCGAAAAGGCTGGCGGCAATGCTGCGGCCGTTAATTGAGGCGAATCAGGGACGCTGCTTTATGCTGTGTACCTCGCATCAGATGATGCGCGATTTGGCGGCCGAGTTCCGCGCTACGCTGACGCTACCGGTGCTGTTGCAGGGAGAAACCGGCAAGGCTCAACTGCTGTCGCAGTTTGTGTCGGCGGGTAATGCCTTGCTGGTGGCGACCAGCAGCTTCTGGGAAGGTGTGGATGTGCGCGGCGATACGCTCTCCTGCGTCATTATCGATAAACTGCCGTTTACCTCGCCGGACGATCCGCTGCTTAAGGCGCGTATTGAAGACTGCCGCTTGCGCGGTGGTGAGCCTTTCGACGATGTGCAGGTTCCCGATGCGGTGATTACCCTGAAGCAAGGCGTCGGGCGCCTCATCCGTGATGTTGACGATCGTGGTGTGATTGTGATTTGCGATAATCGGCTGGTGATGCGTCCGTATGGTGCCGTGTTTCTTAATAGCCTGCCGCCGACGCCGCGTACCCGCGATATTCGGCAGGCGATTAATTTCCTGACGCGTAACACATAATTCTCAACTGGCGGTTGCCGCATGGCCTGACCGATGGTGGGAAGGGCTGCGGCACGACAGGGGCTTATGCTATGATACGGGTTGTTAAGATTTATTTATCCTGCCTGAGGTTGGCATGTCTACGCGAATTCTAGCGCTTGATACCGCAACGGAAGCCTGTTCCGTCGCACTCTGGAATGAAGGTGAAATTCATTCCCTGTTCGAAATTTGTCCCCGTGAACACACACAACGTATTCTGCCGATGGTTCAGCAGGTGCTGGCCGATAGCGGCCTGACGCTTAAGGATCTTGATGCGCTGGCCTTTGGTCAGGGACCGGGAAGTTTTACCGGCGTGCGGATTGGTATTGGCATTGCCCAAGGGCTGGCGCTGGGAGCGGATTTACCGCTGCTTGGCGTATCATCACTGGCGACGATGGCACAGGGGGCTTTCCGTCTCACGCAGGCCACGCACGTGCTGGCGGCCATTGATGCGCGGATGGGAGAAGTGTACTGGGGGTGCTACCAGCGTGATGCTGACGGCGGCTGGCAGGGTGAATCCGAGGAAGCGGTATTGAAACCTGAACAGGTGCAGGCGTTAACTGCCGCGCTGTCAGGGGAATGGGCTACGGTAGGAACCGGGTGGGAAACCTATCCTGAGCTAGTAAGCCATTCCTCACTGGTGTTAACGAAGGGTGACGTGCTGTTGCCGCAGGCGCAGGACATGTTGCCTCTGGCCTGTCAGCTATGGCAGGCAGGAAAAGCGGTCAGCGTCGAAAATGCGCAACCGCGCTACCTGCGCAATGAAGTGACCTGGAAAAAGCTACCCGGACGCGACTAGTCGGAATGCACATTTGGCGTGAAGTATACCCGTCATAAACAGCAACTTATTCGATGCTGAGCAGTCTAACTATCAGATATCTGAAGAGGGGGTTGTGCCATGTTTGTTCAGATAAGAAGCGTACAGATGAAAAGTGTGCATCTGAATCAGAAAAAAGCATGTCTCGGTATGGTGGTTGCGGCAGCGCTGCTGCTTTCAGGCTGTGTCACGGTGCCGGATGCCATTAAAGGCACTTCACCAACGCCGCAGGACGATTTGGTGCGCGTGATGAGTGCGCCGCAGATTTATGTCGGTCAGGAATCGCGCTTTGGTGGACGGGTGGTCAGCATCCGCAATGAAGCGAATAAAACGCGTCTGGAAATTGCCAGCATGCCGCTGGATAGCGGGGCGAAACCGCGGTTGGATATGCCGTCAGAAGGGCGTTTTATTGCCTATGTAAATCGCTTTCTGGAACCTGTCGATTTTAAAGACCAACTGGTCACCGTTGTCGGACCGATTGTCGGCACCGAACAGGGCGCTATCGGGGATAAACCCTATCGCTATGTCGTGATCGATGCACAGGGCTACAAGCGTTGGAATGTCGTGCAGCGCCTGATGGTACCACCCGGCGGCTATGGCTATGGCCCGTGGGGATGGCGTGCGGGTTACGGCTACGGCTGGGGCCCAGGATGGGGATTTGACGGCGGTTGGTCCGGTCCGGCAAGGATTGAGAATATCGTGACAGAATAAGAATCTACCCAGTAGGCTATTGAGATCAGGCGACGCAGGTTGCCTGATTTTTTTTGAATAAAGAATAAATTAGTGATCGATCTCGCAACCTTAACATTGTTTGTTAGCTAACTGGTAGGCTGAGTTAAAATAATGTTAATAACAATAAGCCTCTGAGGGCGACGACGATGCCACTAAAAAAATATCTCGGGAGTGACGTCTTGGAAAAAATTTGGTTATCACGCTATCCGGCGGATGTGCCGGCGGAAATCGATCCAGACCGCTATTCGTCGTTGATTGACATGTTTGAAAATGGCGTGAGGCGTTATGCCGATAGACCTGCATTTATCAACATGGGTGAGGTGATGACGTTTCGTAAGCTGGAGGAGCGGAGCCGGGCGTTTGCGGCCTACCTGCAAAACCAGCTTAAATTGCAGAAAGGCGACCGCGTGGCGTTGATGATGCCCAATTTGCTGCAATATCCCGTCGCACTGTTTGGCGTATTGCGTGCGGGTATGGTGGTTGTCAACGTTAACCCACTGTATACGCCGCGTGAGCTGGAACATCAGCTAAAAGACAGCGGTGCCAGCACGATTATTATCGTGTCTAACTTCGCGCATACGCTGGAAAAAGTCGTTCATAACACGGCGGTGAAGCACGTTATCCTGACTCGCATGGGTGACCAGCTATCCACGGCAAAAGGCACGTTGGTTAACTTTGTAGTGAAATACATTAAGCGTCTGGTGCCCAAGTATCATCTGCCGGATGCGATATCGTTTCGTCGCGTTTTACAAGAAGGGCGACGCCAGCAGTATGTTCGGCCTGATATCATCAATAGCGATCTGGCTTTTCTGCAATATACCGGCGGCACGACGGGTGTTGCTAAGGGTGCCATGCTCACGCACCGCAATATGCTGGCGAATCTTGAGCAGTGTAAAGGCGCATACGGTGCTGTTTTGCAAGAAGGCAACGAGCTGGTGGTGACGGCGTTACCTCTTTACCATATTTTCGCACTGACGGTGAACGGGCTTCTGTTCCTTGAACTGGGTGGGCAAAATCTGCTGATCACTAACCCTCGTGATATCCCTGCGCTCGTGAAGGAGCTAAAACAGTACCCATTTACGGCCATCACCGGCGTCAATACGTTATTCAACGCGTTGCTTAACAACAAAGAGTTCCACGAACTGGATTTCTCAACGCTGCGTCTATCGGTTGGCGGTGGTGCATCGGTGCAACAGGCGGTGGCAGAACGTTGGGAAAAAACTACCAGCAAGCACCTATTGGAAGGGTATGGATTGACGGAGAGTTCGCCGCTGGTGTCGGGAAATCCGTACGACCTTAAGCACTATAGCGGCAGTATCGGGCTACCAGTACCGTCTACGGATGTCCGAATCATTGGCGATGATGGCAACGACGCCGGGCCGGGTGAGGCCGGTGAACTGTGGGTGCGCGGGCCACAGGTGATGTTAGGGTATTGGCAGCAACCTGCCGCCACAGATGACGTGTTAAAAGACGGCTGGCTGGCAACCGGTGACATTGTCACTTCCGATGATGAAGGATTCTTGCGGGTCATCGATCGTAAGAAAGACATGATTCTGGTTTCCGGTTTTAACGTCTATCCGACGGAAATTGAAGATGTTATCAGCCGTCATCCTAAGGTATCGGAATCGGCGGTGATTGGGGTAGAGAATGAGGCCTCGGGTGAGGCCGTCAAAGCCTTTGTGGTCAGACGCGATAACTCGTTAACGAAAGAGGAACTCATTACCCATTGCCGCCGCAATCTCACGGGCTATAAAGTACCGAAAGAGATCGAATTCTGCGACGATTTACCGAAATCTAACGTCGGGAAAATTCTACGTCGTGAATTACGTGACGAGAAGAAGGCGAAGAAAGACGCTGCCGCCTGATGATTTTCCGCGAAAAACGACTGCCAGAGAGAGGCAGGACGCGATATGATGTTTTCACGCCGGTTTATCCGGCGTTCTTTTTTATGGCGATACGGATTTGACCCAGAACCGTAAAGTAAAAACAACCAAGAGAATGACGTTTTGAATTATCAGTTGATCACTTCCGACATCGGGTTACAACAGGTTTGCTCTCAGGCGCGATGCTTTCCGCAGGTGGCATTGGACACGGAGTTCGTTAGAACCCGCACGTATTACCCGCAATTAGGGTTGATTCAATTGTATGACGGCGAACAGCTTTCACTTATTGACCCGTTAACGATTACCGACTGGGCACCTTTTCAGGCGTTACTGCGTGATGAGCAAGTCACTAAATTCCTGCATGCGGGCAGCGAAGATTTGGAAGTGTTTCTCAATGCGTTTGGAACACTGCCGACGCCTTTCATCGATACACAGATTCTGGCCGCATTTTTAGGTAAGCCGCTTTCTTATGGATTCGCTGCGCTGGTGGCCGACTACATGGGCGTGACGCTGGATAAAAGCGAG includes these proteins:
- a CDS encoding CoA pyrophosphatase, whose product is MSEIALPPTAFALNDFITRFQLQLPPSLRPVHQQRQAAVLVPIICHPTPTLLLTRRSAELRKHAGQVAFPGGAADKEDRSIIETALREAQEEVAIPPENVQVLGVLPPLDSVSGFQVTPVVGLIAAQTRFHPNEDEVAELFEMPLDEAFALTRYYPLDIERKQQRHRVYLSWYQQQFVWGLTAAIIHQLALQISDRP
- the pabB gene encoding aminodeoxychorismate synthase component 1; this translates as MTAANTTHVTNTSDSTTATSSAVIYHALPYYPTVLLERFASFSQQPWAMLLHSGFADHPHNRFDIMVADPRVTLCTREGKTEITRDGVTITVEGDPFTLLQEQLDSLALSAETHPDFPFQGGALGLFGYDLGRQIETLPTQAERDINLPDMAVGLYDWALVADHHQQTLTLIVHHSLQTRLDWLATPPVETPKANFSLTSVWQPNMSRDAYGEKFRKIQDYLLAGDCYQVNLAQRFSATYAGDEWQAFLQLSAGNKAPFSAFLRLPENAVISVSPERFLWLEDQRIQTRPIKGTLPRLTDSDADKQQALQLANSEKDRSENLMIVDLLRNDIGRVAVPGSVRVPELFVVEPFPAVHHLVSTIEAQLPEDCPATTLLRACFPGGSITGAPKIRAMQIIEELEPQRRNAYCGSVGYISLCGTMDTNITIRTLLTEHGRIYCWAGGGIVADSQEQAEYQETFDKVGRILPLLADSQTIRVLTK
- a CDS encoding YoaH family protein, whose product is MIAGMPALTHKQQQDAVERIQELMSEGMSSGQAIAQVAAEIRQNHQGGNVAVMFDEDDDAFNDSDEENHFDDGEEEEEQ
- a CDS encoding RidA family protein, which translates into the protein MAITRINPEARWSDAVIHNNTLYYTSVPENLDDDAQAQTENALGALDAILQQAGTDKSKLLDVTIFLADADDFAAMNAAWDAWVVAGSAPVRCTVQAKLMHPQFKVEIKAIAAI
- a CDS encoding ATP-dependent DNA helicase — translated: MTNDRVIDDFANDGALAKAIAGFKPREPQRQMAQAVMRAIDDKTALVVEAGTGTGKTYAYLAPALRSDKKVIISTGSKALQDQLYSRDLPTIAQALKYKGKLALLKGRSNYLCLERLEQQSLGGGDLPGETLSELVRLRGWSSETTEGDVTTCSGVAEDSAIWPLVTSTNDNCLGSDCPHYKECFVVKARRKAMDADIVVVNHHLYLADMVVKESGFAELIPESDVVIFDEAHQIPDIASQYFGQQLSSRQLLDLAKDIIIAYRTEVRDASQLQKSADRLTQSTQDFRLALGDPGFRGNLRDVLEQPSLQRALVLLDDALELCYDVAKLSLGRSALLDAAFERATLYRNRLKRLKDVQLPGYSYWYECHSRHFVLALTPLSVSDRFRELIKEKPAAWVFTSATLSVNDQLFHFTDRLGLDNANTLLLPSPFDYANQALLCVPRHLPETNRPGAAKRLAAMLRPLIEANQGRCFMLCTSHQMMRDLAAEFRATLTLPVLLQGETGKAQLLSQFVSAGNALLVATSSFWEGVDVRGDTLSCVIIDKLPFTSPDDPLLKARIEDCRLRGGEPFDDVQVPDAVITLKQGVGRLIRDVDDRGVIVICDNRLVMRPYGAVFLNSLPPTPRTRDIRQAINFLTRNT
- the tsaB gene encoding tRNA (adenosine(37)-N6)-threonylcarbamoyltransferase complex dimerization subunit type 1 TsaB; amino-acid sequence: MSTRILALDTATEACSVALWNEGEIHSLFEICPREHTQRILPMVQQVLADSGLTLKDLDALAFGQGPGSFTGVRIGIGIAQGLALGADLPLLGVSSLATMAQGAFRLTQATHVLAAIDARMGEVYWGCYQRDADGGWQGESEEAVLKPEQVQALTAALSGEWATVGTGWETYPELVSHSSLVLTKGDVLLPQAQDMLPLACQLWQAGKAVSVENAQPRYLRNEVTWKKLPGRD
- a CDS encoding Slp family lipoprotein, whose translation is MFVQIRSVQMKSVHLNQKKACLGMVVAAALLLSGCVTVPDAIKGTSPTPQDDLVRVMSAPQIYVGQESRFGGRVVSIRNEANKTRLEIASMPLDSGAKPRLDMPSEGRFIAYVNRFLEPVDFKDQLVTVVGPIVGTEQGAIGDKPYRYVVIDAQGYKRWNVVQRLMVPPGGYGYGPWGWRAGYGYGWGPGWGFDGGWSGPARIENIVTE
- the fadD gene encoding long-chain-fatty-acid--CoA ligase FadD produces the protein MEKIWLSRYPADVPAEIDPDRYSSLIDMFENGVRRYADRPAFINMGEVMTFRKLEERSRAFAAYLQNQLKLQKGDRVALMMPNLLQYPVALFGVLRAGMVVVNVNPLYTPRELEHQLKDSGASTIIIVSNFAHTLEKVVHNTAVKHVILTRMGDQLSTAKGTLVNFVVKYIKRLVPKYHLPDAISFRRVLQEGRRQQYVRPDIINSDLAFLQYTGGTTGVAKGAMLTHRNMLANLEQCKGAYGAVLQEGNELVVTALPLYHIFALTVNGLLFLELGGQNLLITNPRDIPALVKELKQYPFTAITGVNTLFNALLNNKEFHELDFSTLRLSVGGGASVQQAVAERWEKTTSKHLLEGYGLTESSPLVSGNPYDLKHYSGSIGLPVPSTDVRIIGDDGNDAGPGEAGELWVRGPQVMLGYWQQPAATDDVLKDGWLATGDIVTSDDEGFLRVIDRKKDMILVSGFNVYPTEIEDVISRHPKVSESAVIGVENEASGEAVKAFVVRRDNSLTKEELITHCRRNLTGYKVPKEIEFCDDLPKSNVGKILRRELRDEKKAKKDAAA